The Canis lupus familiaris isolate Mischka breed German Shepherd chromosome 14, alternate assembly UU_Cfam_GSD_1.0, whole genome shotgun sequence genome window below encodes:
- the LOC100682772 gene encoding leucine-rich repeat-containing protein 37A3-like isoform X1 encodes MTVPPQGQDQAQRSSLPSVTAKPVDLEFTVPPEPSTTLQQTLAPPEDPEVTLPHPEHVEAQSPNLSEVTVQPLDLELTITPEPITEVETSTMQETPGPPLEPPDEFVMQPPMYREVTVPTPGQDQARHLLLPNVTVQPLDLELTLTPEPTTKVEHSTTVSKTTAPPKDLEVTFAHQEQVQAQHPILTEVTVQPLDLGLTITSEFTKEIELPQPMQETPSQLPEPPKEVTVAQSPVYQEETIPTPGWDQIQHPSSPSVTVQPLDLELTVSPEPTTEVEHSTALKKTIAPPKDVEVTFAHLEQVLSRRPNLTKVTVQPLDLELTITPASTTEIEPSPAMPLELPKELVAQPSIYQEAAVPTSAQDQAQHLWSPNVTTQPLALELTISPKPTTEVEQSTTLHQTTAPPKDLEVTFPPSEQVQVQHSTLNKVTVKPLDLGLTITPEPTTETKPSPTMQETPTQPPEPPKEVVVQYPFHQEGTVPTLGQDQALYPTLPSVTVHPVDMGLTITSEPTTQVERSTTTKTTTPPPKDLEMTLAHLEQIQRQHPNLTEVTVPPMDLEITVTAGSNMEVELSPAMQETPTQPPEPPKEVKVQYPFHQEVMSPTPSKGEGQHPESPSITFHHGGLGLTITPEPITEAKHSATTKKTTAPSPADLEVTLAHPERVQSQQPNLTEVTVPPMDLEITVSHQPESSESVLPPTTQHSVVHFAKYFPEKAYTTFTEQPEQNVTTNVNICELCTCKDETLSCTGFSPKQRLRRVPVPEPNTDNTFTILVTTQFGGS; translated from the exons ATGACAGTTCCACCTCAAGGACAAGATCAAGCTCAGCGTTCAAGCTTGCCCAGTGTCACTGCTAAACCTGTTGACCTGGAGTTTACTGTACCTCCAGAGCCTTCTACAACCCTGCAGCAGACTCTAGCTCCTCCAGAGGATCCAGAGGTGACACTTCCACATCCAGAACATGTTGAGGCTCAGAGTCCAAATTTGTCTGAAGTCACAGTTCAACCTTTAGATCTGGAGCTTACCATAACACCAGAACCCATTACAGAGGTTGAAACTTCAACCATGCAAGAGACTCCAGGTCCTCCTTTAGAGCCACCTGACGAGTTTGTAATGCAGCCTCCCATGTATCGGGAGGTGACAGTTCCAACTCCAGGTCAGGATCAAGCTCGGCATCTATTGTTACCCAATGTAACGGTTCAGCCTTTGGACTTGGAGCTTACCCTAACTCCAGAACCCACCACAAAAGTTGAACATTCTACAACCGTGAGTAAAACTACTGCTCCTCCAAAGGACCTGGAAGTGACATTTGCACATCAAGAGCAGGTTCAAGCTCAGCATCCAATCTTGACTGAAGTCACAGTTCAGCCTTTGGACCTGGGGCTTACCATAACTTCAGAATTCACTAAGGAGATTGAACTTCCTCAACCTATGCAGGAGACTCCAAGCCAGCTTCCAGAGCCACCTAAGGAGGTTACTGTAGCTCAATCTCCAGTATATCAGGAGGAGACCATTCCAACACCAGGTTGGGATCAAATTCAGCATCCATCATCACCCAGTGTAACAGTTCAACCTTTGGACCTGGAGCTTACTGTAAGTCCAGAACCCACTACAGAAGTTGAACATTCTACAGCCCTGAAAAAGACTATAGCTCCTCCAAAAGACGTGGAGGTGACATTTGCACATCTCGAGCAGGTTCTGTCTCGCCGTCCAAACTTGACTAAGGTCACAGTTCAACCTTTGGACCTGGAACTTACCATAACTCCAGCATCCACTACAGAGATTGAACCTTCTCCAGCCATGCCTCTAGAGCTGCCTAAGGAACTTGTAGCTCAACCTTCCATATATCAAGAGGCAGCAGTTCCAACGTCAGCTCAGGATCAAGCTCAGCACCTGTGGTCACCAAATGTGACAACACAACCTTTGGCCCTAGAGCTTACCATAAGTCCAAAACCCACTACAGAGGTTGAACAGTCCACAACTCTGCATCAGACTACAGCTCCTCCAAAGGACCTTGAGGTGACATTTCCACCATCAGAGCAGGTTCAGGTTCAGCATTCAACCTTAAATAAAGTCACAGTTAAACCTTTGGACTTGGGGCTTACCATAACTCCAGAACCTACTACAGAGACCAAACCTTCTCCAACCATGCAAGAGACCCCAACTCAGCCTCCAGAGCCACCTAAGGAGGTTGTAGTTCAATATCCATTCCATCAGGAGGGGACAGTTCCAACCCTAGGTCAGGATCAGGCTCTGTATCCAACTTTACCCAGTGTCACAGTTCATCCTGTGGACATGGGACTTACCATAACTTCAGAACCTACTACCCAGGTTGAACGTTCTACAACCACCAAGACTACAACTCCCCCTCCAAAGGACCTTGAGATGACGCTTGCGCATCTCGAGCAGATTCAGAGGCAACATCCAAACCTGACTGAAGTCACTGTTCCACCTATGGACCTGGAAATTACTGTAACTGCAGGATCCAATATGGAAGTTGAACTTTCTCCAGCCATGCAAGAGACCCCAACTCAGCCTCCAGAGCCACCTAAGGAGGTTAAAGTTCAATATCCATTTCATCAGGAAGTGATGAGTCCAACTCCAAGTAAGGGTGAAGGCCAGCATCCAGAATCACCCAGCATCACATTTCATCATGGGGGCTTGGGGCTTACCATTACTCCAGAACCTATTACAGAGGCTAAACATTCTGCAACCACGAAGAAGACTACAGCTCCTTCTCCAGCGGACCTTGAGGTGACACTTGCACATCCAGAGCGTGTTCAGAGTCAACAGCCAAACCTGACTGAAGTCACTGTTCCACCTATGGACTTGGAAATTACTGTAAGTCACCAACCAGAGTCATCTGAGTCGGTTCTCCCCCCAACGACTCAGCACTCAGTGGTGCATTTTGCAAAATACTTCCCAGAAAAGGCATATACAACTTTCACTGAGCAGCCAGAACAGAATGTTACCACAAACGTCAACATATGTGAGCTCTGTACCTGCAAAGATGAGACGCTATCGTGTACTGGTTTCAGCCCAAAGCAGAGGCTCCGCAGAGTGCCTGTGCCAGAGCCCAACACGGACAACACCTTCACCATCTT GGTTACAACGCAGTTTGGTGGATCATGA